From the genome of Orcinus orca chromosome 5, mOrcOrc1.1, whole genome shotgun sequence, one region includes:
- the RPL24 gene encoding 60S ribosomal protein L24, whose amino-acid sequence MKVELCSFSGYKIYPGHGRRYARTDGKVFQFLNAKCESAFLSKRNPRQINWTVLYRRKHKKGQSEEIQKKRTRRAVKFQRAITGASLADIMAKRNQKPEVRKAQREQAIRAAKEAKKAKQASKKTAMAAAKAPTKAAPKQKIVKPVKVSAPRVGGKR is encoded by the exons ATGAA GGTCGAGCTATGCAGTTTCAGCGGGTACAAGATCTACCCAGGACACGGGAGGCGCTACGCCAGGACCGACGGGAAG GTTTTCCAATTTCTTAATGCAAAATGTGAGTCGGCATTCCTTTCCAAGAGGAATCCTCGTCAGATCAACTGGACTGTCCTCTACAGAAGAAAGCACAAAAAGGGACAGTCG gaagaaattcaaaagaaaagaaccCGCCGTGCAGTCAAATTCCAGAGGGCCATAACTGGTGCATCTCTTGCTGATATAATGGCCAAGAGGAATCAGAAACCTGAAGTTAGGAAGGCTCAACGAGAACAAGCTATCAG GGCTGCCAAGGAAGCAAAAAAGGCTAAGCAAGCATCTAAAAAGACAGCAATGGCTGCTGCAAAG GCTCCCACAAAGGCAGCACCTAAGCAAAAGATTGTGAAGCCTGTGAAAGTTTCTGCTCCCCGTGTTGGTGGAAAACGCTAA